From the genome of Pochonia chlamydosporia 170 chromosome Unknown PCv3seq00016, whole genome shotgun sequence:
CGACATTGTCATCTTGCTGGAGCGTCCGTACGTTGAAGACTACCACGTAAATTTCGAGACCATCGTGCAGAAGTCACCCACGCTACGCGCCGTGGACGAACTTATCAGGTTTTCTTCGTGCGGAGCCAGGAGCATCTTTACCGTTACTGTTTTAAACACCTTTCCAATgcagccagacaagaaggacaagtccCTCGATGAGGCATGTCACAGATTAGTGGGCCAAGTTTTGCAGGTAAAGAGGCCGAAGATCATTCTGCGCTGCGACCAGCATTCGTTCTCAGTGTTGACTTGGTGTGGGTCATGTCCCGAGACATTTTAGGCAGCTGAGTCGCTGCGTAGTggcacgggccgtgccactgGGTATATAGAtgtatgagagctgtcagccagactTTAAGAGAAGCAAGTTCAATCACAACACTCAGATGGGTGGATGAGCCGGTTCAACTTTCACAGCCCCGACCACGACCTCCAATACAGACTTGAGAAGCATGAGATAAAGTTTGATGAAACCCATACTGCTACAGTCTACCAGTCTTTTCACCCTTCTTGCGCCGTGAACAACACAGATTGTCGACCCGAATACCGGGCGCTTCTTATTCATCACTTTCTGGCGGCTTTTCGGGCGCTCCTTGGTCATCATACCGACCTACCGGAATATGTCGAGCCCATCCGACAACTGTGTCTTCAGAGCGGCCAACGGAGAACCAAGCCGAGGCTGTActcttggcaagctgcgGAACATATCGAGGAAGCCATTTGCAGGGGATACATAGGGCCTAATGATGGCAGAGGCGGTCACAGAATGGAGATTCAGAACAAACCACGAATGGAGAAGCTACAGGGTCGGGCCAAGGTGGTCTGCCGAATGTACTCGAAGCTAGAGGCCCTCGCACAAGGCAAATTCAACCCCGgtgctctggctctggccaaAATTATGACCTTCTTCTGGAAGGATCACTTCACTCCTGAGCCGATCTTTCAGCAAGTCTTGTTTCTGCTCCAAACACAGGGTAACAGACAGTCCGGTTGGTTTGCATCGCGTCCACCGGAAAGCGAAACGGATACGTTGGCCTCCGTCGTTGACAATTTCACGGCACTCAAACTAAACGAGGCACTTGGGCATGTCAGCGACGGCTCAGCCACAGATGGGAAGCAACGGTTCAACGCGGTGATAGGAGCGACGAAAAGCTACCTGACCCAGTCCAGTGTCATGGAACTGATAACCACCTTCCGCATTGCCAGCAGTTTGAGATATTGCGAAACGATGGCAGACTTGCCTGCGGGGGAGAACCTTGAGTTTGTGCTGCGCTCTTCGCAGTTTTGGCAGCTCGAGGAACTGCATGGAAGCGTCTCTACATGATAAACACCAGAGCAGTTTGATAATATCATGGGTGACCGCTGTTTTAAATCCAGTTGGGCTCATATATATACATATGGAATATGACCTCTATTCATATGTATTCATAAGGCTCGATCTATATTCATATGTATGCATTAGTAATGAATATACATGACGTCATGGTACTGAATACTAACCTCGACGtagtcaaagtcaacatcaaaattCAGTCTCTTACCTGCCTTCTCAACCACTGCCACCGCCTTCAGGAGAAGTTCATTTACTTATTCGACCTCCGCATATACATAAGCAAATTCTCGAAATCGCAAATTGGGAGATTTCGGCTACCACGTGATACCATTCATATGTATGCATAAGTATGTATTCATAGGGCTTCTATTCATATTcatatgtatgtatgtatgtatatatatgtataAGGTTATGAATATATATGTATTACTGCAAGCTCTGGGGCTTGCCTTAGCTGTCTGAGCCAGAATTGTGGCAGAGTCTCCCCTTTGAGCTCATATGGCTGAGCTTTTAGCCATACTTCGAGCTCATCTTCTGGTTCCTCATCACCATAGAGACGGGCCATATTAGTTGCTCGGTCGAAGTCATCGGGTGACGGTGATCGAGGTCTTTTCGAtcctgttgttggtgttgaactAAGTTCAATGGGAAGGCGCTTGTATTCCGCCCATAAAGTATTAAGGCTAATTTGCCACCAGGTAGCCAGCCTTCTGCGTGTGTGGCATCCTTCCACAGAACTGCATCTTTCCATGTGTGTTCAAAGTATTTCCACTTCATGTGAGGGGTAGTGACAACTGAAGCGTAATGTGCTGGCGTTTCATTAACCTTTGCAAAGGAACGGCAACCCAGATTATCCAGAGTTGGAAGTGGGGGGCAAAGTAGGAGTCCACAGAATGATCCATGCTGGCGTTTGGATACAACTTTCTGTCTCCTCGGCTCGCCATTGTCATGATATCTATCCATCGTCTCTTATCTGCTCGTTCTCTCCTCACTGACTAAGGTAAGGACGATCGAGTTGATTGTTGCAGGCGCAACGTACGTACTGGTACTTCAAAACTGGGAGGCGTGAGCTAACTGTACGCCGTTTCATAAGGTATACCACTGTCCTGATCGTTTTTGTCTCTGGTACCACTGCAATCCAAGGTTATGTGACGGTACAAGGCACGatcaaggtcgagtgcgacttgaATAAACggattattcacaaggagaaaaagagaactCCTAaaaggaactctggctgaagctatttaaACAATGttcacaaagtgagacattcattaaacaGGCAGGTCACAGGATTCCCTCACAAACACCAGCTCATCACGGTCGACACGTCAAGCTCGCGACGAGCAAAAGCCCGTTGGATCAGCTCTCGAATATCTTGGAACAGAAGTATGATGCACAGCTAAATAGACTCGAGAAACGCTAACCTAACGTTTCATCCATTATGGGCTGATCTCGGTCAATCTagttgccatatttggcCGAGAATCACCACATCACCCTTCCTTATTCAATCAACAGCACCCTTATCCAACAGTACATTGAGCACAACGTAAGTCGAAGAGAATTAACCATACTGCTATGTCTAACGCAATCGTACAGTACCATATCTGAGATTGTGCATTGCACAGTCCAAATTCCCTGTCCCCAATCCTTGACATTCATCAGCGGGAAGCAAGCTTCGTCTAATTCTGGACGTGATCGTAAGCCTAAGGTTAGAACTACTTCTCGCTCATCTCAGTTTGGGATCTTCCCAGGGTGGTCCCCCGATCAACTGATCGAAGTAGTCGGCGACTGAGATCGGCGACTAAGGGGTCGATTCGATTGCAATTCGATCGAGCTTTCCGCGATTCCGATTCGATTGAACCTTCAATCGATTGAGTTGAATCGGGCTGATCGAGAATATAGGAGTGATAGACCTGGCGGCTCGGGAGCCATAGTGCCAAGGGTCCTGTGGCTGTAATTCCCCTGTGCAAAGTGGGTCCTGGAAGAATTGGCCAATAGGAGCCTCTTATTTTAACATGTTGTATCGCCGACTTCAGCGATTCAATTCGATTGAAGGTCTAATCGATTGGGCACGACTCGATTGGCGTTGTGCTCCCCGATCGCGATTCGATTGAGTGCTCAATCGATTGAGTTGATCGGGGGACCACCCTGGATCTTCCTCCATCTTGCATGCATTTTCTAGCTTGTTTGTCCACTTGCCGTTAGCCCCAGCATGAATATGCTTCAAGTGTTGTCGAAAATGGTCTGCTCTATAGAATTTCTTGGAGGAGTTGCATTCTCGGAACTTGTGCACTTCCTGGAGATGACGAATTCGATCATCCCAGTCTTGGTCCGTGGCATGTTTCGGTGCAATACCTCCAGTCAATGATTCATTACCGAGACCATTTCCTGACCGAGGAAACTCGACGCCGCAGTAACTGCAAGTGTCTGCCTCTCCAGCATGGCTTGTTGAATCGTGGAATGTCTGGTCATACCCAGACAAGGCAGAACACGACCATGAGTGGCGACGAACATGAAGGGAATTCAGGTGTCGCTCGATTtcattcttgttcttgaaaCGGTTGCCACAGAATGGACATCCATACTGTTTCTCAGCTTCGTGAGTGCTGCATAGCGATATCAGTATTGCTTGGAGAGAGAAATCGACCAGGGAGCCAATACCGCGGGTTTATTGGCTACCATAAGACACATTGCACTTACCTAAGGTCTTCTGCTGTCTCAAActtcttccgcttcttggGGCAGCAACCGCACAAGTAAACTCGCTGAACCTTAGAGCCCCTACTTTTTTGGACCCCTGCTAGCTTCCTCGAGCCtgtgctggagatgttgcGCTCGTATGTTTCCCCCATGACAGAGATGGAAGTTCGAGAGGTAAGGACGACGGAACCAGGTGTCATGTACGGTGAGTTGCAAGATGTTGGAGAGGCGCCGCAAGGTGAGAGAGCACGAAGCGACCGGTTGCCGAATGACGCTGCTGTCGTAACAGCTGATGGCCCTGTGGACATGGTGGAAATATAAGAGTTAAAGCGAGATATCGCAGCAGAGGACCTGGCCGAAACCGATGAACCCTTTGGCATGACGGTGAGTCGGGGTATCGAAGAATCGAGAGAACTAAGATCACGTTGAGGATCAGTCGAGCCACCATGGATTAAATGATATTCTGCTAGAGGGCTAGCAGCCCCTCGCTCGCGATCAATAGCGGCATAAGCTCCCCCCGGCTGAAACCTCTTTGGTGCCGTGGCTTCGTGAGTCTCCATATCTTCTGCGGCTGCAAACTCGTAGTTACCATGAGTGGATGAGGCATGGCCGGTATTGTTTTGCCATGAGTGGCCCCTGCGTGAACAAACATAGTCCAAACCGTCCTTTGGCATACGTTGCTCTCCTGGGAAATGTCGAACTAGCGCAGGTCGATGAGAAACATCAGACAAAATGAAAGTTTTTGACATTCTGGAGGGCGTCTCAAATAGTAAGTTGCTATGGATGGGCAGCTTAATAGGTATGCTCAGCCTGAGAGCTCGAGGATCTAGTTGTCGATGTGCTTGATCGATCAGAGTTGATGACGCAACTGATCGTGGCGACCTAACGAATCTGCGAATGGGATCCAACTTATTCTTCATGCTATCGCCATGTAAATCAGCTGCAGTTTGAAAATAGACCTTGTCATGGCGCATGAATTCGGCTGGTCGATAGTCCAGAGAGTCGGTATTAAGGTCGGCTTCAACGATACCGTTGGAGCCGTCTCTTTCGACCAAGTCGTGCACAGGGCTTGTAGTAGCTACAGACCTTTCGGCTGCGGTATAGCTTGCATAACTCTCGTTACCATTGACGCTGCTTCCGGAGTCTGGTCTCTCATCAGGGAGTGATGAACATAAATTGCCGTACCCAACCTGTACGAATGACGCGGAGCGTCCATAATCTCGCAGTTCGTCCATCGATTTTTCGGGGCGAGCAGGAGACGCCAGAAATGGTATATGGCGAGGTGGAGGCTGAGGGACGTCGTC
Proteins encoded in this window:
- a CDS encoding elicitin domain-containing protein, whose product is MSDSGTVLGIPVPGCARVLAGTTPAYPSHQGDELAPGLLIAFGKKFNKPRHEIKYESQLSYGLSDIVILLERPYVEDYHVNFETIVQKSPTLRAVDELIRFSSCGARSIFTVTVLNTFPMQPDKKDKSLDEACHRLVGQVLQSFHPSCAVNNTDCRPEYRALLIHHFLAAFRALLGHHTDLPEYVEPIRQLCLQSGQRRTKPRLYSWQAAEHIEEAICRGYIGPNDGRGGHRMEIQNKPRMEKLQGRAKVVCRMYSKLEALAQGKFNPGALALAKIMTFFWKDHFTPEPIFQQVLFLLQTQGNRQSGWFASRPPESETDTLASVVDNFTALKLNEALGHVSDGSATDGKQRFNAVIGATKSYLTQSSVMELITTFRIASSLRYCETMADLPAGENLEFVLRSSQFWQLEELHGSVST
- a CDS encoding C2H2 finger domain-containing protein (similar to Beauveria bassiana ARSEF 2860 XP_008601633.1), with translation MDSLPQFRETRPSLLSILSSSPGLYRIHHNKQSSGSPAVSMPGLDLKDDVPQPPPRHIPFLASPARPEKSMDELRDYGRSASFVQVGYGNLCSSLPDERPDSGSSVNGNESYASYTAAERSVATTSPVHDLVERDGSNGIVEADLNTDSLDYRPAEFMRHDKVYFQTAADLHGDSMKNKLDPIRRFVRSPRSVASSTLIDQAHRQLDPRALRLSIPIKLPIHSNLLFETPSRMSKTFILSDVSHRPALVRHFPGEQRMPKDGLDYVCSRRGHSWQNNTGHASSTHGNYEFAAAEDMETHEATAPKRFQPGGAYAAIDRERGAASPLAEYHLIHGGSTDPQRDLSSLDSSIPRLTVMPKGSSVSARSSAAISRFNSYISTMSTGPSAVTTAASFGNRSLRALSPCGASPTSCNSPYMTPGSVVLTSRTSISVMGETYERNISSTGSRKLAGVQKSRGSKVQRVYLCGCCPKKRKKFETAEDLSTHEAEKQYGCPFCGNRFKNKNEIERHLNSLHVRRHSWSCSALSGYDQTFHDSTSHAGEADTCSYCGVEFPRSGNGLGNESLTGGIAPKHATDQDWDDRIRHLQEVHKFRECNSSKKFYRADHFRQHLKHIHAGANGKWTNKLENACKMEEDPGWSPDQLNRLSTQSNRDRGAQRQSSRAQSIRPSIELNR